The following proteins are encoded in a genomic region of Burkholderia cepacia:
- a CDS encoding ATPase: MDSSTQSDEADLHAEYAALRQRAAALEEQVPPLLQRISDVLPRIGGQSEPADDYRELLVGARNAALVAIENYQQAIPFLQTADSIIEQLDKTPERDEDAEWRESLLQRLDELIDVATVMIDDADMHYGMAQETNPADVPPSLLDD; encoded by the coding sequence ATGGACAGCTCCACTCAATCCGACGAAGCCGATCTCCACGCCGAATACGCAGCGCTACGCCAACGCGCCGCCGCGCTGGAGGAACAGGTCCCGCCGCTCCTGCAACGCATTTCAGACGTGTTGCCTCGTATCGGGGGACAATCCGAGCCGGCGGATGATTACCGGGAACTGCTGGTCGGCGCGCGCAACGCCGCACTGGTGGCCATCGAGAACTACCAGCAGGCAATCCCATTCCTGCAGACGGCCGACTCGATCATCGAGCAACTGGACAAGACACCCGAGCGTGACGAGGACGCGGAGTGGCGCGAATCGCTGCTGCAACGGCTCGACGAACTGATCGACGTCGCGACAGTGATGATCGACGATGCGGACATGCATTACGGTATGGCGCAGGAAACCAATCCCGCCGACGTGCCGCCATCCCTGCTCGACGATTGA
- a CDS encoding HD domain-containing protein → MKKLVAAIAFAADKHRNQRRKDEQASPYINHPIALADVLANEAGVEDERVIVAAVLHDTVEDTETTEQELLRLFGKDVADIVMEVTDDKSLPKEERKRLQVEHAATISRRAKLVKLADKICNLRDIARHPPADWPLERKQAYFDWAKSVVDPMRGVHPGLEAIFDAAYDARPSA, encoded by the coding sequence ATGAAAAAGCTGGTAGCCGCCATCGCGTTCGCGGCGGACAAGCATCGCAATCAGCGGCGCAAGGACGAACAGGCGTCGCCGTACATCAATCATCCGATCGCGCTCGCCGACGTGCTGGCCAACGAGGCCGGCGTCGAGGACGAGCGGGTGATCGTCGCGGCCGTGCTGCACGACACGGTCGAGGATACGGAGACGACCGAGCAGGAACTGCTGCGGCTGTTCGGCAAGGACGTGGCGGACATCGTGATGGAAGTCACCGACGACAAGTCGTTGCCGAAGGAAGAGCGCAAACGCCTGCAGGTCGAGCATGCGGCGACCATCAGCCGGCGTGCAAAGCTCGTGAAGCTGGCCGACAAGATCTGCAACCTGCGCGACATCGCACGGCATCCGCCCGCGGACTGGCCGCTCGAGCGCAAGCAGGCGTACTTCGACTGGGCGAAGTCGGTCGTCGACCCGATGCGCGGCGTGCATCCCGGTCTCGAAGCGATCTTCGACGCCGCCTACGACGCGCGGCCGTCGGCGTGA
- a CDS encoding ATP-binding protein produces the protein MRINRLDLIKYGKFTDAALGFPRADHDFHVIVGPNEAGKSTIRTAVSELLFGMKLQTPLDFLHSTPELRIGGVLEGAAGEMAFHRARGRTPLRTPADERLPDDYLAAVLDGASKEFFEQMFGLDHGRLVDGGRSILDASDKLGQVLFESAAGVGSLGPVREELDARAVELWAPRRSGSAFALAETSFNEAVTELKTVQVRTRDWVERKDAREAVEQQIEQARAEQRRLEALRSKLERVRRLAPYLKELTVKDAALAELGAVVELPPTAYADLLKAQGDLAAEQKVLEERRADLAGKRHARDAIVADGDVLALSADIEALDRLRGACMNHAQDLLLLGADVERHLLAAFGAAAQLGWPTDEASLRASLPTALSLKTVANLLREHGALHQALAGTRESLDEKVRELAQLKDQLDRLSTVEAPEALRIALADAQGFRNSASREQVLEREVALAERALTDALDGLGQWRKPVAALRTLDLPSTARLVAWQKDDNEHAGAVAAVRDALDHAREELERLELHEKHFAENHKVVTTADVLAARARRDGAWGDIKRGAVGLDAGAPAVDDAIRLADELVDSRLGTTQAAATLQSLRQQVESARAGVTRRQAALAEREQELSAHRDAWTRLATAAGVPGMPLADMNDWLAKRDAVFAAQAEYERQAHELESTRAARVAAEAALQSTLRAVSRDSDDGLAALVAAAESFVQSAEKSIAQQGSLEDQVRQVERARAGAQAKADHAQAAYDAWHAQWREALADARLTTSAVTLAAAEGAVELANAVAAELAAADAPRSRIAAIRAELAALERDARRLAEVLDPELLAAGNWPEVARRLTARLAAATETAKAIERADDAIRHAEGKVADAVAAVAGADARIQPLLEMAGVEAIDAALPLAERSDRHRQLRQSLDAAQEALVRDGDGLSQEAIEAEIAEQDLADVPALLESAKQALGDVGKRLNELAQKQVVAEQAFGAIDGQANAAVAESKRQEALAAMGDAAEQYLEAATASRLLKWATDRYRDQKQGPMLRRAGEIFAGLTLGEFARLTVDTERTPPALHAKRTKGASVEVTGMSEGTRDQLFLALRIAALELQLGSRTALPFVADDLFINFDDARAKAGLDALRDLSTRTQVLFLTHHDHLLPLVKAVFGERVNVVALQREPVGA, from the coding sequence ATGCGGATCAACCGGCTCGATCTGATCAAGTACGGCAAGTTCACCGACGCGGCGCTCGGCTTTCCGCGCGCGGACCACGATTTCCATGTGATCGTGGGGCCGAACGAGGCCGGCAAGTCGACGATCCGCACGGCCGTGTCGGAGCTGCTGTTCGGGATGAAGCTGCAGACGCCGCTCGATTTCCTGCACAGCACGCCGGAACTGCGGATCGGCGGCGTGCTCGAAGGTGCGGCCGGCGAGATGGCGTTCCATCGCGCGAGAGGCCGCACGCCGCTGCGCACGCCGGCCGACGAGCGGCTTCCGGACGACTATCTGGCGGCCGTCCTCGACGGCGCGAGCAAGGAATTCTTCGAGCAGATGTTCGGGCTCGATCACGGGCGCCTGGTCGACGGCGGCCGGAGCATTCTCGACGCATCCGACAAGCTCGGCCAGGTGCTGTTCGAATCGGCCGCCGGGGTCGGCAGCCTCGGGCCGGTGCGCGAGGAGCTCGATGCGCGTGCGGTCGAGCTGTGGGCGCCGCGTCGCAGCGGCAGCGCGTTCGCGCTGGCCGAAACGTCGTTCAACGAAGCCGTGACCGAGCTGAAGACGGTTCAGGTGCGCACGCGCGACTGGGTCGAACGCAAGGACGCGCGCGAAGCGGTCGAACAGCAGATCGAGCAGGCGCGCGCGGAACAGCGCCGGCTCGAAGCGCTGCGCTCGAAGCTCGAGCGCGTGCGGCGGCTGGCGCCGTACCTCAAGGAGCTGACGGTCAAGGACGCGGCGCTGGCGGAGCTGGGCGCGGTCGTCGAGTTGCCGCCCACCGCGTATGCAGATCTGTTGAAGGCGCAGGGCGATCTCGCGGCCGAACAGAAGGTGCTGGAAGAGCGGCGCGCCGATCTCGCCGGCAAGCGGCACGCGCGCGATGCGATCGTCGCGGACGGCGACGTGCTCGCGCTGTCCGCCGACATCGAAGCGCTCGATCGGCTGCGCGGCGCGTGCATGAATCACGCGCAGGATCTGCTGCTGCTCGGTGCGGACGTCGAGCGGCACCTGCTGGCCGCATTCGGCGCCGCGGCGCAGCTCGGATGGCCGACGGACGAAGCGTCGCTGCGTGCGTCGCTGCCGACGGCGCTGTCGCTGAAGACCGTGGCCAACCTGTTGCGCGAACACGGTGCGCTGCACCAGGCGCTGGCCGGCACGCGCGAATCGCTCGACGAGAAGGTGCGCGAGCTTGCGCAACTGAAGGACCAGCTCGATCGACTGTCGACGGTCGAGGCGCCCGAGGCGCTGCGCATCGCGCTCGCCGACGCGCAGGGCTTCAGGAACAGCGCATCGCGGGAACAGGTGCTCGAGCGCGAGGTCGCGCTGGCGGAGCGCGCGCTGACGGACGCGCTCGACGGGCTCGGGCAGTGGCGCAAGCCCGTGGCGGCGCTGCGCACGCTCGACCTGCCGTCGACGGCACGGCTCGTCGCGTGGCAAAAGGACGACAACGAGCATGCGGGCGCGGTCGCGGCGGTGCGCGACGCGCTGGATCATGCTCGCGAAGAGCTCGAACGGCTCGAACTGCACGAGAAGCACTTCGCGGAGAACCACAAGGTCGTCACGACCGCCGACGTGCTGGCGGCGCGTGCGCGGCGCGACGGCGCATGGGGCGACATCAAGCGCGGCGCGGTCGGCCTCGACGCCGGCGCGCCGGCGGTCGACGACGCGATCCGGCTCGCGGACGAGCTCGTCGATTCCCGGCTCGGCACGACGCAGGCGGCGGCGACGTTGCAGTCGCTGCGTCAGCAGGTCGAATCCGCGCGTGCGGGCGTGACGCGCAGGCAGGCCGCGCTGGCCGAGCGCGAGCAGGAGCTGTCCGCGCACCGGGACGCGTGGACGCGGCTCGCGACGGCCGCCGGCGTGCCGGGCATGCCGCTCGCCGACATGAACGACTGGCTGGCGAAGCGCGACGCGGTGTTCGCCGCGCAGGCCGAATACGAGCGTCAGGCGCATGAGCTCGAATCGACGCGCGCCGCGCGCGTGGCGGCCGAGGCGGCGCTGCAGTCCACATTGCGGGCTGTTTCGCGCGACAGCGACGACGGGCTCGCGGCGCTCGTCGCTGCCGCGGAGTCGTTCGTGCAGTCGGCGGAGAAATCGATCGCGCAGCAGGGCAGCCTCGAGGATCAGGTGCGTCAGGTCGAGCGCGCGCGTGCGGGCGCACAGGCGAAAGCCGATCACGCACAGGCGGCCTACGATGCGTGGCACGCGCAGTGGCGCGAGGCGCTGGCGGACGCGCGGCTCACCACGAGCGCTGTGACGCTTGCGGCGGCGGAGGGCGCGGTCGAGCTGGCGAACGCCGTCGCCGCCGAACTGGCCGCCGCAGACGCGCCGCGCAGCCGCATCGCCGCGATCCGCGCGGAACTGGCCGCGCTGGAACGCGACGCGCGGCGCCTGGCCGAAGTGCTCGATCCCGAGCTGCTGGCCGCCGGCAACTGGCCGGAAGTCGCGCGCCGGCTGACGGCGCGGCTCGCGGCCGCCACGGAGACCGCGAAAGCGATCGAACGGGCCGACGACGCGATCCGGCACGCCGAGGGCAAGGTGGCCGATGCCGTTGCCGCGGTTGCGGGCGCGGACGCCAGGATTCAGCCGCTCCTCGAGATGGCCGGCGTGGAGGCGATCGACGCGGCGCTGCCGCTCGCGGAGCGCTCCGACCGGCATCGTCAGCTGCGGCAGTCGCTCGATGCGGCGCAGGAGGCGCTCGTGCGGGATGGCGACGGTCTTTCGCAGGAAGCGATCGAGGCCGAGATCGCGGAACAGGACCTCGCCGACGTGCCGGCGCTGCTCGAATCGGCCAAGCAGGCGCTGGGCGATGTCGGCAAGCGGCTTAACGAGCTTGCGCAGAAACAGGTGGTCGCGGAGCAGGCGTTCGGCGCGATCGACGGCCAGGCGAACGCGGCCGTTGCCGAGTCGAAACGGCAGGAAGCGCTGGCGGCGATGGGCGATGCAGCCGAGCAGTACCTGGAAGCGGCCACGGCGAGCCGGTTGCTGAAGTGGGCGACGGATCGCTATCGCGACCAGAAGCAGGGGCCGATGCTCCGGCGTGCGGGCGAGATCTTCGCCGGGCTCACGCTGGGCGAATTCGCGCGGCTGACCGTCGATACCGAACGGACGCCGCCCGCGCTCCATGCGAAGCGGACGAAGGGCGCGTCGGTCGAGGTGACCGGCATGAGCGAGGGGACGCGCGACCAGCTGTTCCTGGCGTTGCGGATCGCGGCGCTGGAACTGCAGCTCGGCAGCCGGACCGCGCTGCCGTTCGTCGCCGATGATCTGTTCATCAACTTCGACGACGCGCGCGCGAAGGCCGGCCTCGATGCGCTGCGCGATCTGTCGACGCGGACCCAGGTGCTGTTCCTGACGCACCACGATCACCTGCTGCCGCTGGTGAAGGCGGTGTTCGGCGAACGGGTCAACGTGGTGGCGCTGCAGCGCGAGCCCGTCGGCGCATAG
- a CDS encoding AEC family transporter: MAPLILVLACLVAGAALARSKRLPANFPASLNFFAIQISLPALVLQHLHKIAFGADVLWLFATPAIVFAATAALALAAGALLRLDKATVGCLTLVCGTSNTSIVGVPVVQALIGSAAIGHALVVDQANFIVMCTAGLVVADLYAGGTMSWRGVARQLAGYRPIQAMVLALLLRPVPFPPVVEDVLTALGATLTPIAMISVGASFSLRSARDAARNFMVGIGLKLLVVPAIVLACGLYVFAQRGVPLAVALVQAAMPPMIIAGLIAIDKKLDPPLAGALMTLGVPASIAAAWLWFQLA; this comes from the coding sequence ATGGCTCCGTTGATTCTCGTTCTCGCCTGCCTCGTCGCAGGCGCCGCGCTCGCGCGGAGCAAGCGCCTGCCGGCCAACTTCCCGGCCAGCCTCAATTTCTTCGCGATCCAGATTTCGCTGCCGGCGCTCGTGCTGCAGCATCTGCACAAGATCGCGTTCGGCGCGGACGTGCTGTGGCTGTTCGCGACGCCCGCGATCGTGTTCGCGGCGACAGCCGCGCTCGCGCTCGCCGCGGGCGCGCTGCTGCGCCTCGACAAGGCGACGGTCGGCTGCCTGACGCTCGTCTGCGGCACGAGCAACACGTCGATCGTCGGCGTGCCGGTCGTGCAGGCGCTGATCGGGAGCGCCGCGATCGGCCATGCGCTCGTCGTCGACCAGGCGAACTTCATCGTGATGTGCACGGCGGGCCTCGTCGTCGCCGACCTGTACGCAGGCGGCACGATGAGCTGGCGCGGCGTCGCGCGGCAACTCGCCGGCTACCGGCCGATCCAGGCGATGGTGCTGGCGCTGCTGCTGCGGCCGGTGCCGTTCCCGCCCGTGGTCGAGGACGTGCTGACCGCGCTCGGCGCCACACTCACGCCGATCGCGATGATCTCGGTCGGCGCGAGCTTCAGCCTGCGCAGCGCGCGCGACGCCGCACGTAATTTCATGGTCGGCATCGGCCTCAAGCTGCTCGTCGTGCCGGCGATCGTGCTCGCCTGCGGGCTCTACGTGTTCGCGCAGCGGGGCGTGCCGCTCGCCGTCGCGCTGGTGCAGGCGGCGATGCCGCCAATGATCATCGCGGGACTCATCGCCATCGACAAGAAGCTCGATCCGCCGCTCGCGGGCGCGCTGATGACGCTCGGCGTACCGGCGTCGATCGCCGCCGCGTGGCTATGGTTTCAATTGGCGTAG
- a CDS encoding GSCFA domain-containing protein codes for MHEAIALLEREPDETDWEANMLLGILYGQARDLGNAVKFLNRSASHNPHDPDTIFFLGCFRALQIPGFHKSWAVRRDHARQALGLVENSPNAAQWPQLKLCLEMLATAASYVGPQDDAEFAYRWLIRIDPDNAGHYANLSQIRADDDLEEAAALLDKAQSLSPNIANRNDLALSRKVLSAGERRAPIARAKYPTTKEMRGDLASVIRSTLLKDLPKQRFVSADTRFFTLGSCFAREIATRLIERGYRADFFEVVEHINSSFANRSMVDWAQGKCRGQSRERLDELFASLNITPDGLRARWAAANVFIYTLGVAPAFFDRQSGEFVMPSSSTFASRAFAEMYDFRTTTVQENLENLEYIASYMRTLNPNVKIVITVSPVPLKTTFEFKSAMQADCISKSTLRVVAHEFVTKHPDVVYWPSFEVVRWLGGHVGPFYGNDDDAALHVGDDVVKAITDLFIEHYS; via the coding sequence ATGCATGAAGCCATCGCGCTGCTGGAGCGCGAACCCGACGAGACGGACTGGGAAGCCAACATGCTCCTCGGCATCCTCTACGGGCAGGCGCGCGATCTCGGCAACGCGGTCAAGTTCCTGAACAGGTCCGCGTCGCACAATCCGCACGATCCGGACACGATCTTCTTTCTCGGCTGCTTTCGCGCGCTGCAGATTCCCGGCTTCCACAAGAGCTGGGCGGTGCGGCGCGATCACGCCAGACAAGCGCTCGGCCTGGTCGAAAACTCGCCGAACGCGGCGCAATGGCCGCAGCTCAAGCTTTGCCTCGAAATGCTCGCGACGGCGGCCAGCTACGTCGGCCCGCAGGACGATGCGGAATTCGCGTATCGCTGGCTGATCCGGATCGATCCCGACAATGCCGGGCATTACGCGAATCTCTCGCAGATCCGCGCCGATGACGACCTGGAGGAAGCCGCCGCGCTGCTGGACAAGGCGCAGTCGCTCAGCCCGAACATCGCGAACCGCAACGACCTCGCGCTGTCGCGCAAGGTGCTGTCGGCCGGGGAGCGGCGCGCACCGATCGCCCGCGCGAAATACCCGACCACGAAGGAAATGCGCGGCGATCTCGCAAGCGTCATCCGTTCAACCCTGCTCAAGGATTTGCCGAAGCAGCGTTTCGTCAGCGCAGACACGCGGTTCTTCACGCTCGGCTCGTGCTTCGCGCGCGAGATCGCCACGCGCTTGATCGAGCGCGGCTATCGGGCCGACTTCTTCGAAGTCGTCGAGCACATCAATTCGAGCTTCGCGAACCGGAGCATGGTCGACTGGGCGCAGGGCAAGTGCCGGGGCCAGAGCCGCGAGCGGCTCGACGAGCTGTTCGCATCCCTGAATATCACGCCGGACGGATTGCGGGCGCGCTGGGCCGCGGCGAACGTGTTCATCTACACGCTCGGCGTGGCGCCGGCCTTCTTCGACAGGCAGTCCGGCGAGTTCGTGATGCCGTCGAGCTCGACGTTCGCGTCGCGCGCCTTCGCGGAAATGTACGACTTCCGGACCACGACGGTGCAGGAGAACCTGGAGAATCTCGAGTACATCGCATCGTACATGCGCACGTTGAACCCGAACGTGAAGATCGTGATTACCGTGAGCCCGGTGCCGTTGAAGACCACGTTCGAATTCAAGTCGGCGATGCAGGCGGACTGCATTTCGAAATCGACGCTGCGCGTCGTCGCCCACGAGTTCGTCACGAAGCATCCGGACGTCGTCTACTGGCCGAGCTTCGAGGTCGTGCGCTGGCTCGGCGGACATGTCGGGCCCTTCTACGGCAACGACGACGATGCCGCCCTTCACGTCGGCGACGACGTGGTCAAGGCCATCACCGACCTATTCATCGAACACTATTCCTGA
- a CDS encoding patatin-like phospholipase family protein, protein MATRSERHGGRDERKPVALALQGGGMHGAFTWGVLDRLLEDGRLSIEGVSATSAGAMNAAVLAHGLLQGGEAAARGALHDFWRAVAESAEQYNPLRWMPWLKGTHSFGLDHSPLYAFADMVLRIFSPYQFNPHNLNPLREVLERHVDFDGLRKRCPIGLYLSATNVETGKIRIFSGDDVCAEAVLASACVPTLFQAITIDGQHYWDGGYMGNPAIYPLIYHCDTQDVVIVHINPLVRPGVPVTAADILNRINEISFNSSLMREMRAIAFVTELIQQGKLARGEMKEMRIHSIRSDEAMCALSVSSKYNADWDFLCGLRDNGRREAHAWLAENYRHVGERSSIDIRKEFL, encoded by the coding sequence ATGGCCACGAGGAGCGAAAGGCACGGCGGACGTGACGAACGCAAGCCGGTCGCGCTGGCGTTGCAGGGCGGCGGCATGCACGGCGCGTTCACGTGGGGCGTGCTGGATCGCCTGCTCGAGGACGGCAGGCTGTCCATCGAAGGCGTCAGCGCGACCAGCGCCGGCGCGATGAATGCCGCTGTGCTCGCGCATGGCCTGCTGCAGGGCGGCGAGGCTGCCGCTCGCGGCGCGCTGCACGATTTCTGGCGCGCGGTCGCGGAGTCGGCCGAGCAATACAATCCGCTGCGCTGGATGCCCTGGCTGAAGGGCACGCACAGCTTCGGGCTCGACCATTCGCCGCTGTATGCGTTCGCGGACATGGTGCTGCGGATCTTCTCGCCGTACCAGTTCAATCCGCACAACCTGAACCCGCTGCGCGAGGTGCTGGAGCGGCACGTCGATTTCGACGGGCTGAGGAAGCGCTGCCCGATCGGCCTCTACCTGAGCGCGACCAACGTCGAGACCGGCAAGATACGGATCTTCTCGGGCGACGACGTCTGCGCGGAAGCCGTGCTGGCGTCGGCCTGCGTGCCGACCCTGTTCCAGGCGATCACGATCGACGGCCAGCACTACTGGGACGGCGGCTACATGGGCAATCCCGCGATCTATCCGCTGATCTACCACTGCGACACGCAGGACGTGGTGATCGTGCACATCAACCCGCTCGTTCGCCCGGGCGTGCCGGTGACGGCGGCGGACATCCTCAACCGCATCAACGAGATCAGCTTCAATTCGTCGCTGATGCGCGAGATGCGTGCGATCGCGTTCGTCACCGAACTGATCCAGCAAGGCAAGCTCGCCCGCGGCGAGATGAAGGAAATGCGGATTCACTCGATCCGCTCCGACGAAGCGATGTGCGCGCTCAGCGTCTCAAGCAAGTACAACGCGGACTGGGATTTCCTGTGCGGACTGCGCGACAACGGGCGGCGCGAGGCCCACGCATGGCTCGCGGAGAACTACCGGCATGTCGGCGAGCGATCGAGCATCGACATCCGCAAGGAATTTCTTTGA
- a CDS encoding metallophosphoesterase family protein yields MKFIHAADIHLDSPLHGLSAYPDAPAAQLRNASREALRQLVDRAIEEEVAFLVIAGDLYDGDWKDHNTGIFFGQQMGRLRKAGIRAFVLGGNHDAESEMTKKLTLPDNVTVFGHRKAEVHRLPEFNVALHGQSFKDKAVVDNLAIGYPDPVPGYYNIGVLHTALEGHAAHANYAPCTLAELHAKGYDYWALGHVHEFQQWSGPSTVVFPGNLQGRHIRETGRRGAVLVTVEQGRTQVERLYLDVLRWEAVSVDASDCLTVADLSRKIGQSLEALLTVDGHVPRAVRVTVAGRTPAHGLFFGRAPQLRAEVLNQIGIIGNERLWLEKVKVATSAMDLSHGETEQLEALEDLKQILTDAARDPGFLELLERDLKPFVGKVRSDVKEEVPLLSLARSGELTALVQQVGPALLARLARGE; encoded by the coding sequence GTGAAGTTCATCCACGCGGCAGACATACACCTTGACAGCCCGTTGCACGGCCTGAGCGCGTATCCCGACGCGCCGGCCGCGCAGTTGCGCAATGCGTCGCGCGAGGCGCTGCGGCAACTCGTGGATCGTGCGATCGAAGAGGAAGTCGCGTTCCTCGTGATTGCCGGCGACCTGTACGACGGCGACTGGAAGGATCACAACACGGGCATCTTCTTTGGCCAGCAGATGGGGCGCCTGCGCAAGGCCGGCATCCGTGCGTTCGTCCTCGGCGGCAACCACGATGCCGAAAGCGAGATGACGAAGAAGCTGACGCTGCCCGACAACGTCACCGTGTTCGGCCACCGCAAGGCGGAAGTCCATCGCCTGCCCGAATTCAACGTGGCGCTGCACGGGCAGAGCTTCAAGGACAAGGCCGTCGTCGACAATCTCGCGATCGGCTATCCGGACCCGGTGCCCGGTTACTACAACATCGGCGTGCTGCATACGGCGCTCGAAGGCCATGCGGCGCACGCGAACTATGCGCCTTGCACGCTGGCCGAACTCCACGCGAAAGGCTACGACTACTGGGCGCTCGGCCACGTGCACGAATTCCAGCAATGGTCGGGGCCGTCCACCGTGGTGTTTCCCGGCAACCTGCAGGGGCGCCATATCCGCGAGACAGGCCGCCGCGGCGCGGTGCTCGTGACGGTCGAGCAAGGCCGCACGCAGGTCGAGCGTCTGTATCTCGACGTGCTGCGCTGGGAAGCCGTGTCGGTCGACGCGTCCGATTGCCTGACCGTCGCCGACCTGTCGAGAAAGATCGGCCAGTCGCTGGAAGCGCTGCTGACCGTCGACGGCCATGTGCCGCGCGCAGTGCGCGTGACGGTCGCGGGGCGTACGCCTGCCCACGGCCTCTTTTTCGGGCGCGCGCCGCAGTTGCGCGCGGAGGTGCTGAACCAGATCGGCATCATCGGCAACGAGCGGTTGTGGCTCGAGAAGGTCAAGGTCGCGACGTCCGCGATGGACCTGTCGCATGGCGAGACCGAGCAGCTCGAAGCGCTCGAGGACCTGAAGCAGATCCTGACCGATGCCGCGCGCGATCCGGGTTTCCTCGAGCTGCTCGAACGCGACCTGAAGCCGTTCGTCGGCAAGGTGCGCAGCGACGTGAAGGAAGAGGTGCCGCTGCTGTCGCTGGCGCGGTCCGGCGAGCTGACGGCACTGGTGCAGCAGGTCGGGCCCGCGTTGCTTGCGCGGCTGGCGAGAGGGGAGTAA
- a CDS encoding DUF429 domain-containing protein → MTVRAKRSACVAGVDVGGERKQCDLVILRGTSVVYRADGVAPEALPLLCLEHEVVAVGVDSPCRWWAGEGHRPAERALVRERISLFSTPTRERALANTTGFYDWMFVGEQVYRALADAYPLLTAPRYAGGRASFETYPHAITCALLGKDVASAKQKRVQRRQLLERMGIDVATLTSVDARDAALCALTARFVIEGCADVYGDAEGGYIRVPMTRAP, encoded by the coding sequence GTGACCGTGCGCGCGAAGCGATCGGCTTGCGTCGCCGGCGTCGATGTGGGTGGCGAAAGGAAGCAATGCGATCTCGTGATCCTGCGCGGCACGTCGGTCGTCTATCGCGCCGACGGCGTTGCGCCGGAAGCGCTGCCGCTGCTGTGCCTCGAACACGAGGTCGTGGCCGTCGGTGTCGATTCGCCGTGCCGATGGTGGGCCGGGGAAGGGCACCGGCCGGCCGAGCGCGCGCTGGTGCGCGAACGGATTTCGTTGTTCTCGACGCCGACGCGCGAGCGCGCGCTGGCCAACACCACCGGCTTCTATGACTGGATGTTCGTCGGCGAGCAGGTCTATCGGGCGCTTGCCGACGCGTACCCGCTGCTGACCGCGCCGCGCTATGCGGGCGGGCGCGCGAGCTTCGAAACCTATCCGCATGCGATCACGTGCGCGCTGCTGGGCAAGGACGTCGCGTCCGCGAAACAGAAGCGCGTTCAGCGCAGGCAGTTGCTGGAAAGGATGGGGATCGACGTCGCGACGCTGACTTCCGTCGATGCGAGAGATGCCGCGCTGTGCGCGCTGACTGCGCGATTCGTGATCGAAGGATGCGCCGACGTTTATGGGGATGCCGAGGGCGGATACATCCGGGTGCCCATGACGCGTGCGCCGTAG